One part of the bacterium genome encodes these proteins:
- the mutL gene encoding DNA mismatch repair endonuclease MutL produces MATTTGAERLIAVLPEHLIDQIAAGEVIERPASVVKELVENALDARAGQIDIAVKQAGAEEIRVVDNGAGMSPADLPQAILRHATSKIRDAEDLDAILTFGFRGEALAAIASIAHLEIVSRRRQDEAAAMMFWEAGTRSDSGIIGAPVGTAVTVRHLFYNTPARREYLRAPTTEIKRIIETVIDFAAWHHRVGFTLLLDGKPALQVAPAERLEDRLADLFGARIRELLVPFAAGDAELGVSGFAGKPELSRSSRDRILLYVNGRRVWSQSLQHAATNAYGETIPRGRYPFAVIAVAVNPRRVDVNVHPTKREVRFAHDRAVYDLIYYGINKAIFASPRTAPTLELKPSYTPPVTSERLPFPPVTVVDPVAAHTPAIPSSIGTDLPHVAEVIAEPHAPVAERGEADTGVVVTRDQRMQEQAVPDVASFWQFRDLYIVTVVGEELWVIDQHTAHERIQYEAILRRALERRPETQRMLFPESIDLEPREWQTYEQAGDVVASLGFEVRAFGQRTVLLEGVPTGLRVKNPVILFRRVLEDVETARRGGEDLLKAAAASAACRSAVMSGDRLKPEEMQSLFARLMHTENPFSCPHGRPTVVRIPIFDFDKKFCRA; encoded by the coding sequence ATGGCCACCACCACCGGCGCCGAACGCCTCATTGCCGTCCTCCCCGAGCACCTGATCGACCAGATCGCGGCGGGGGAGGTGATCGAACGGCCCGCCTCGGTGGTGAAGGAACTGGTCGAAAATGCCCTCGACGCCCGCGCCGGCCAGATCGACATCGCCGTCAAGCAGGCGGGCGCCGAGGAAATCCGGGTGGTTGACAACGGCGCCGGGATGAGCCCGGCCGACCTGCCGCAGGCGATCCTGCGGCATGCCACTTCGAAGATTCGCGACGCCGAGGACCTCGACGCGATCCTCACCTTCGGGTTCCGTGGCGAGGCGCTGGCGGCGATCGCCTCGATCGCGCATCTGGAGATCGTGTCGCGCCGCCGTCAGGATGAGGCGGCGGCGATGATGTTCTGGGAAGCCGGGACCCGCAGCGACAGCGGCATCATCGGGGCGCCGGTCGGGACCGCGGTCACCGTGCGCCATCTGTTCTACAACACCCCGGCGCGGCGCGAGTACCTGCGCGCGCCGACCACCGAGATCAAACGCATCATCGAGACCGTGATCGACTTCGCCGCCTGGCACCACCGGGTGGGTTTCACGCTCCTGCTTGATGGCAAGCCGGCGTTGCAGGTCGCCCCGGCGGAGCGTCTGGAGGATCGTCTCGCCGACCTCTTTGGCGCGCGCATTCGCGAGTTGCTGGTGCCGTTCGCCGCCGGCGACGCCGAACTCGGGGTCAGCGGGTTTGCCGGCAAGCCGGAGCTGTCGCGCTCGTCGCGGGACCGGATTCTGCTCTATGTCAACGGACGCCGTGTCTGGTCGCAGTCGCTGCAGCATGCGGCGACCAATGCCTATGGCGAGACCATCCCGCGCGGGAGGTACCCGTTTGCGGTGATCGCGGTCGCGGTCAATCCGCGTCGGGTCGATGTCAATGTGCATCCGACCAAACGCGAGGTCCGTTTCGCCCACGACCGCGCCGTTTACGATCTCATCTACTACGGCATCAACAAGGCGATCTTCGCCTCGCCGCGTACCGCCCCGACCCTGGAACTGAAGCCCTCCTATACGCCGCCGGTGACCAGCGAGCGATTGCCCTTCCCGCCGGTCACGGTCGTCGATCCCGTCGCTGCGCACACTCCGGCGATTCCGTCGTCAATCGGGACCGATTTGCCGCACGTGGCCGAGGTCATCGCAGAGCCCCACGCGCCAGTTGCCGAGAGAGGAGAGGCAGACACAGGCGTCGTGGTCACCCGCGACCAGCGGATGCAGGAACAGGCCGTCCCCGATGTCGCCAGTTTCTGGCAGTTTCGCGATCTCTACATCGTGACCGTCGTTGGCGAGGAGCTCTGGGTGATCGACCAGCACACCGCGCATGAACGCATTCAATATGAAGCCATCCTGCGGCGTGCGCTGGAGCGCCGCCCCGAGACCCAGCGGATGCTCTTCCCGGAATCGATCGATCTTGAACCGCGCGAATGGCAGACTTACGAGCAAGCCGGCGACGTGGTCGCTTCGCTGGGATTCGAAGTGCGTGCCTTCGGCCAGCGCACGGTCCTCCTGGAAGGGGTTCCCACCGGTTTGCGGGTGAAAAACCCGGTCATCCTCTTTCGTCGTGTGCTGGAAGATGTCGAGACCGCCCGTCGCGGCGGCGAAGATCTGCTCAAGGCGGCGGCCGCCTCGGCCGCCTGCCGCTCGGCGGTCATGTCGGGGGACCGTCTCAAGCCGGAGGAGATGCAGTCGCTGTTTGCGCGCCTGATGCACACTGAAAACCCGTTCTCGTGCCCGCATGGACGCCCCACCGTCGTGCGCATCCCGATCTTTGATTTCGACAAGAAGTTCTGCCGCGCGTAA
- a CDS encoding prepilin-type N-terminal cleavage/methylation domain-containing protein, protein MLGRLRKIGSNQKGLSLIEVLAAMVVLTLGILGLAPLMAISVRGSVHSENITSVVAAAQEMIEQKIGAVGFPTIPFVQTSTFDGGKYTVTTRITDKTVTSSIPAHVYKVDATVNWTDASGLARTLTFTTYTTKN, encoded by the coding sequence ATGCTGGGTCGATTGCGCAAGATTGGATCGAATCAAAAGGGGCTCTCCCTCATCGAAGTGCTTGCGGCCATGGTCGTGTTGACCCTCGGCATTCTGGGGTTGGCGCCGCTGATGGCAATCTCGGTGCGCGGCAGCGTGCACAGCGAAAACATCACCAGCGTGGTGGCCGCGGCGCAGGAGATGATCGAGCAGAAAATCGGCGCCGTCGGGTTTCCGACCATCCCCTTTGTGCAAACCAGCACCTTCGATGGCGGTAAGTACACGGTGACGACGCGGATCACCGACAAGACGGTGACGTCGTCGATTCCGGCGCATGTCTACAAGGTGGACGCGACCGTCAACTGGACCGACGCGTCGGGGCTGGCGCGCACGCTCACTTTCACCACGTACACGACCAAGAACTGA
- a CDS encoding tetratricopeptide repeat protein — protein MDFTGFGWTVFWIFAIGAALFAYAWTRSSRRRTSQAPKLYMEALRALVDGDDHTAFERLKMTANEDSSNIDAYLKLGDLLRKRGKFDRAIRVHEELTLRLGLSKSAQIAVHKALAQDYLAAANHQLAESSLLKILELDKEHLWAATQLVSLYESTGRFDEAYEARKTALKISGQKDGQSLALYKTLAGTKLAAQGKKHEARVEYKEALSHDPNCIPALLYLGDAYWEDGRADEAVEWWTRLASAHTDAAHLVFGRLERAYFELGQYGEITKFYDRILEKNPNNTAALIGLADLARKKGEYDRAIQQYRHVMEIDSDNVAARAGIISALARMNRWPQVANEVEHLLDAAAFSETDYICSKCGNREHEATWYCAKCKGVGTFRLWSTSSQSATTKV, from the coding sequence ATGGACTTTACCGGATTCGGCTGGACCGTGTTTTGGATCTTCGCGATCGGGGCGGCGTTGTTTGCCTACGCCTGGACCCGCAGCTCGCGCCGTCGGACCAGCCAGGCGCCCAAGCTCTACATGGAGGCGCTGCGGGCGCTGGTCGATGGCGACGATCACACCGCCTTCGAGCGCCTGAAGATGACCGCCAACGAGGATTCCAGCAACATCGACGCCTACCTCAAGCTGGGCGACCTGCTGCGCAAACGCGGCAAGTTCGACCGCGCGATCCGTGTGCATGAAGAGTTGACGCTGCGTCTGGGGCTCTCCAAGTCGGCGCAGATCGCCGTGCACAAGGCGCTGGCGCAGGACTACCTCGCCGCCGCCAACCATCAGCTCGCCGAAAGCTCGCTTTTGAAGATCCTCGAGCTTGACAAGGAGCACCTCTGGGCGGCGACGCAGCTGGTCTCGCTCTATGAATCCACCGGGCGGTTCGACGAGGCCTACGAGGCGCGCAAGACGGCGCTGAAGATTTCGGGACAAAAGGACGGGCAATCGCTGGCGCTCTACAAGACGCTGGCCGGGACCAAGCTCGCCGCGCAGGGCAAAAAGCACGAGGCCCGCGTCGAATACAAGGAAGCGCTTTCCCACGATCCCAACTGCATCCCCGCCCTGCTCTACCTCGGCGACGCCTATTGGGAAGATGGCCGTGCCGATGAGGCGGTCGAGTGGTGGACGCGTCTGGCCAGCGCCCACACCGACGCGGCGCATCTGGTCTTCGGACGTCTTGAGCGCGCCTATTTTGAATTGGGGCAGTACGGCGAGATCACCAAGTTCTATGACCGGATTCTCGAGAAGAATCCCAACAACACCGCCGCGTTGATCGGCCTGGCCGATTTGGCGCGCAAGAAGGGCGAATACGACCGCGCCATTCAGCAGTACCGTCACGTGATGGAAATCGATTCCGACAACGTGGCGGCGCGCGCCGGGATCATCAGCGCCCTGGCGCGGATGAACCGCTGGCCGCAGGTGGCCAACGAGGTCGAGCACCTGCTCGATGCCGCCGCCTTCTCGGAAACCGATTACATCTGCTCCAAATGCGGCAATCGCGAGCACGAGGCGACCTGGTACTGCGCCAAGTGCAAAGGCGTCGGCACCTTCCGCCTCTGGAGCACCTCTTCGCAATCAGCAACCACGAAAGTGTAA
- a CDS encoding lipopolysaccharide assembly protein LapA domain-containing protein, with translation MWVVRIILLLIVLAVVIGFSVYNSGPRIPAVDLIWHQYYDVPMVVVVYWSMLAGMVVAAILGMTYVFRLHADLRAERRARKRLEAEMASYRNRTIEELDEI, from the coding sequence ATGTGGGTCGTTCGCATAATTCTACTCTTGATCGTCCTGGCGGTTGTCATTGGGTTTTCCGTCTACAACTCCGGCCCGCGCATCCCCGCCGTGGACCTGATCTGGCACCAGTACTATGACGTCCCGATGGTGGTGGTGGTCTACTGGTCGATGCTGGCCGGGATGGTGGTGGCGGCGATCCTCGGCATGACCTATGTCTTTCGTCTGCACGCCGACCTGCGCGCCGAGCGTCGCGCCCGCAAGCGGCTGGAGGCGGAGATGGCCAGCTACCGCAACCGCACGATCGAAGAGCTGGATGAGATATAG
- a CDS encoding Rrf2 family transcriptional regulator: MQFTKAEEYGLFGAVHLAKQPRGTVVSLTEISQAQNIPDKFLAKIFQSMTRAGILKSHRGVRGGFSLVKAPKKVSIAEILNAIQGDTDPIKCVSNGSPCSKRGDCAVRDVILEGRRMMFTYYEKQTLEELSSRVK; this comes from the coding sequence ATGCAGTTCACCAAAGCCGAGGAGTACGGATTGTTTGGCGCCGTGCATCTGGCCAAACAGCCGCGGGGCACTGTCGTGTCGCTGACCGAGATCTCGCAGGCGCAGAACATCCCCGACAAGTTTCTGGCGAAGATCTTTCAAAGCATGACCCGCGCCGGCATTCTCAAGTCGCACCGCGGCGTGCGTGGCGGCTTCTCGCTGGTCAAGGCGCCGAAGAAGGTCAGCATCGCCGAGATTCTCAACGCCATCCAGGGAGACACCGACCCGATCAAATGCGTTTCCAACGGTTCGCCTTGCTCAAAGAGGGGCGACTGCGCGGTCCGCGACGTGATCCTGGAGGGGCGCCGGATGATGTTTACCTACTACGAGAAGCAAACGCTTGAGGAATTGTCGTCGCGCGTGAAGTAA
- a CDS encoding glycosyltransferase — translation MDRTPAAAPIPAAMPSVPALPRIAVVIPTLNEASTLPQTLAALAAQDYPAELTEILVLDGGSSDGTREIVAAHRGRPVHLLDNPGRTTPAAINLALRWTDADAILWLSGHCLLSPNYVSAVAAAYAERPRRVCGGRLEVHGQGWRGGLNALLLSSRFGTGVSPLRFGRKPGPSDSVTFALFDRQMLVEMGGLDESLARNQDNDLFGRLRQQGVEFWRVDAEATYLAPFTFSGLWRRAFLNGAWSLWGHRRGRGGHHWWHFAPMAMVGAGTLLAMLWFAGLSAAGWILLSLAGLYAAMAIVSALTVALPSRLPWAVPVLPALFFIHHVIYGLGSWTALLRANPVPPRPAVST, via the coding sequence ATGGACAGAACGCCCGCCGCCGCTCCGATCCCCGCCGCCATGCCGTCTGTGCCCGCCTTGCCACGCATCGCCGTGGTCATCCCGACGCTCAACGAGGCGTCGACATTGCCCCAGACACTGGCCGCGCTGGCCGCGCAGGACTACCCGGCGGAGTTGACCGAGATCCTCGTGCTCGACGGCGGCTCCAGCGACGGCACGCGCGAGATCGTCGCGGCGCACCGCGGCCGCCCGGTCCACCTGCTGGACAACCCCGGACGCACGACCCCGGCGGCGATCAATCTGGCCCTGCGATGGACCGACGCCGACGCGATCCTGTGGTTGTCCGGCCATTGCCTCCTGTCCCCGAACTATGTGTCGGCGGTGGCCGCGGCCTATGCCGAACGCCCCCGCCGTGTTTGCGGGGGACGCCTCGAGGTCCATGGCCAGGGTTGGCGCGGAGGTCTCAACGCGCTGCTTTTGTCCTCGCGCTTCGGCACCGGCGTTTCGCCGCTGCGGTTCGGGCGAAAACCCGGCCCGAGCGACTCGGTGACCTTCGCCCTGTTTGACCGTCAGATGCTCGTTGAAATGGGCGGGCTGGATGAATCACTGGCGCGCAATCAGGACAACGATCTCTTCGGCCGTTTGCGCCAGCAGGGCGTGGAGTTCTGGCGGGTCGATGCCGAAGCGACCTATCTGGCGCCGTTCACGTTCTCCGGTCTCTGGCGTCGTGCCTTCCTTAACGGGGCTTGGAGTCTTTGGGGGCATCGCCGCGGACGCGGCGGGCATCACTGGTGGCATTTTGCGCCCATGGCCATGGTCGGAGCGGGGACGCTCCTAGCTATGCTTTGGTTCGCCGGACTGAGTGCGGCCGGGTGGATTCTGCTGTCGCTGGCGGGTCTCTATGCCGCGATGGCGATTGTCTCGGCGCTGACGGTGGCATTGCCATCGCGCCTGCCCTGGGCTGTCCCGGTGTTGCCGGCCTTGTTTTTCATTCACCATGTCATCTATGGGCTGGGCAGTTGGACTGCCCTTTTGCGCGCCAATCCGGTGCCGCCGCGACCGGCGGTCTCAACCTGA
- a CDS encoding pilus assembly PilX N-terminal domain-containing protein — translation MNDRRNERGAAMLIALAVMMMISLLGISAVQMSSTDMAISENFQQDTRSFYLAEAGVEHAYGIIRDTSTWRTGLSNVAFAGGQYNVTVIDKTVQASLGDTLVLRSIATRSGAQTGVEVKLAPARPFRWAAFADDHMDLLGGTYTDSYDSDSGSYAATKRLTDGDVGSNGYVDINGDAEINGDAGSASAGELSIDGSAYVGGDTTTTAPMQVFDPVSVADINYAKANNSAPAGLSGSYNYNSGSKALRVNPGNTLTLADGIYYFSSMDIQGNIVIASGATAKIYIDGNITMNSQARVNITGKPIQCQIYSRGAEIRINGGAEVSSVVYAPDTEIRLIGGSDLYGAYVGNVAQDNGGSNFHYDRSLRDWELKKHYAKVAWREI, via the coding sequence ATGAATGACAGGCGCAACGAACGCGGCGCCGCCATGTTGATCGCGCTGGCCGTGATGATGATGATCTCGCTTCTGGGGATCTCGGCGGTGCAGATGTCCAGCACCGACATGGCGATCTCCGAGAACTTCCAGCAGGACACGCGGTCCTTCTACCTGGCCGAGGCGGGTGTGGAGCACGCCTACGGCATCATCCGCGACACGTCGACCTGGCGCACCGGCCTGTCCAATGTGGCCTTCGCCGGCGGCCAATACAACGTGACCGTTATTGACAAGACGGTTCAGGCCAGCTTGGGCGACACGTTGGTGCTGCGCTCGATCGCGACACGGTCCGGCGCGCAGACGGGCGTCGAGGTCAAGCTGGCGCCGGCGCGCCCCTTCCGCTGGGCGGCCTTCGCCGACGACCACATGGACCTGCTGGGCGGCACCTACACCGATTCGTATGATTCCGATTCGGGCAGCTACGCGGCCACCAAGCGGCTCACCGACGGCGACGTGGGCAGTAATGGCTACGTTGACATCAATGGCGACGCCGAGATCAACGGCGATGCCGGCTCGGCTTCGGCGGGAGAATTGTCGATCGACGGATCGGCCTATGTGGGCGGCGACACGACCACCACGGCGCCGATGCAGGTGTTTGATCCGGTGTCGGTCGCTGACATCAACTATGCCAAGGCCAACAATAGCGCGCCGGCCGGACTCTCCGGCTCGTACAACTACAACAGCGGCAGCAAAGCCCTGCGCGTCAACCCGGGCAACACGCTCACCCTGGCCGATGGCATCTATTACTTCTCCAGCATGGACATTCAGGGCAACATCGTCATAGCCTCCGGGGCCACCGCGAAGATCTACATCGACGGCAACATCACGATGAACTCACAGGCGCGCGTCAACATCACCGGCAAACCGATCCAATGCCAGATTTACAGCCGCGGCGCGGAAATCCGCATCAACGGCGGCGCCGAGGTCTCGTCGGTTGTCTACGCCCCCGACACCGAAATCCGGCTGATCGGCGGTTCCGATCTCTACGGCGCCTACGTCGGCAATGTGGCCCAGGACAACGGCGGTTCGAACTTCCATTACGATCGCTCGTTGCGTGATTGGGAACTGAAGAAGCATTACGCCAAAGTGGCATGGCGCGAGATCTGA
- a CDS encoding leucyl aminopeptidase — translation MSLPILCSAARPSELLSDHLLAVFLPPKGKLPAWVRELPYDLRAALEKAAASPSFTGKIGATLVVHSAPGQAILVGTGDGVAGSELLRRTYGALVTAARQHKFAKVAAPLPPGADAAAAAEAATVGAGLANYRFDRYRSETTRDKIPPTIAALTFFDPSAARRRAAEKGIDSGSVIVEAVGRVRDMVNTPANDLNPKTYSEVAAGWCHEAKVKLQVLGPREIERARMGCVMAVGMGSANEPRFLIANYFGNKRRSKQIDVALIGKGVTFDTGGISIKPWQDMWEMRGDMAGSAVMLAATCAAAKMKLPLNIVTLTPLVENMPSGQAYRPGDILRSLSGQTIEINSTDAEGRLILADALTYAQRFDPAVIVDIATLTGAIKVALGDVYCGIFTDADALARAAQAAAAKSGERVWRMPMHADYDEKLATVVADMRNSAGRDGGACIAAGFLRKFAGSYPWLHIDIAGVDLEPKGHAYCPKGASGFGARLVIDLLRESKLTALRPAKPKGGKRR, via the coding sequence ATGTCACTGCCAATTCTCTGTTCCGCCGCACGTCCGTCGGAACTGCTGTCCGACCATCTGCTGGCGGTCTTCCTGCCGCCGAAGGGAAAGCTGCCGGCTTGGGTTCGCGAGCTGCCCTATGATCTGCGCGCGGCGCTGGAGAAAGCCGCCGCGTCGCCGTCCTTCACCGGTAAGATCGGCGCCACGCTCGTGGTTCACAGCGCGCCGGGGCAGGCCATACTCGTCGGCACGGGCGACGGTGTCGCCGGCAGCGAGTTATTGCGCCGCACTTATGGCGCGCTGGTCACCGCGGCGCGCCAGCACAAGTTCGCCAAGGTCGCCGCGCCGCTGCCGCCCGGGGCCGATGCCGCCGCCGCTGCCGAAGCGGCGACTGTCGGCGCCGGCCTCGCCAACTACCGCTTCGATCGGTACCGCTCCGAGACCACCCGGGACAAGATTCCCCCGACCATCGCGGCGCTCACATTCTTCGACCCCTCGGCCGCGCGCCGACGCGCCGCGGAAAAAGGCATCGACAGCGGATCGGTCATCGTCGAAGCGGTCGGCCGTGTCCGTGACATGGTCAACACTCCGGCCAACGACCTCAACCCCAAGACCTATTCCGAAGTGGCCGCCGGCTGGTGCCATGAGGCGAAGGTCAAACTCCAGGTCCTCGGCCCGCGCGAGATCGAGCGCGCCAGGATGGGGTGCGTGATGGCGGTGGGGATGGGATCGGCCAACGAGCCGCGCTTCCTGATCGCCAACTACTTCGGCAACAAGCGCCGTTCCAAACAGATCGATGTCGCCCTGATCGGCAAGGGCGTGACCTTCGACACCGGCGGCATTTCCATCAAGCCCTGGCAGGACATGTGGGAGATGCGCGGCGACATGGCCGGCTCGGCCGTGATGCTGGCCGCCACCTGCGCCGCCGCGAAGATGAAACTGCCGCTGAATATCGTCACGCTGACTCCGCTGGTGGAGAACATGCCTTCCGGGCAGGCGTACCGGCCCGGCGACATCCTGCGCTCGCTCTCCGGCCAGACGATCGAGATCAACTCGACCGACGCCGAAGGCCGTCTCATTCTCGCTGACGCGCTGACGTATGCCCAGCGTTTCGATCCGGCGGTGATCGTTGATATCGCCACGCTCACCGGCGCGATCAAAGTCGCGCTTGGCGATGTCTACTGCGGCATCTTTACCGACGCCGACGCCCTGGCGCGTGCGGCCCAGGCCGCGGCCGCCAAATCGGGCGAGCGGGTGTGGCGCATGCCGATGCATGCCGACTATGACGAGAAGCTGGCGACCGTGGTGGCCGACATGCGCAACTCGGCCGGCCGTGACGGCGGCGCCTGTATCGCCGCCGGATTCCTGCGCAAGTTCGCCGGCAGCTACCCGTGGCTGCACATCGACATCGCCGGCGTCGATTTGGAGCCCAAGGGCCACGCCTACTGCCCCAAGGGCGCATCCGGCTTCGGCGCCCGTCTTGTGATTGACCTGTTGCGTGAGTCCAAACTGACCGCGCTGCGCCCCGCGAAGCCGAAGGGCGGGAAACGGCGCTGA
- a CDS encoding TIGR01458 family HAD-type hydrolase — protein sequence MAAHGRLGTVRAALFDLDGVFHVGDRLLPGAVATLAFLRERGIPFRIITNTTTRSRASLTEKLRRLGLPLAPGDLITAPYAGALYLRARPGVRCRFVMTADARGEFAAFTDCDDRPDLIVLGDIEDQVSYALLNSLFNQIMAGAELIAMHKGRYWQVPEGLKVDLGLFVAGLEYTTGKPATIIGKPAPLIFEMAMRELNVTPTDCIMIGDDPVNDIGGAQALGIRGVLVRTGKYRPGDEARGSIAPDTVIDSLLGLPELLGR from the coding sequence ATGGCCGCCCACGGCCGCCTCGGAACGGTGCGCGCCGCGCTGTTTGATCTGGACGGCGTCTTCCATGTTGGCGACCGGCTGCTGCCCGGCGCGGTCGCGACGCTGGCGTTCCTGCGCGAGCGCGGCATCCCGTTTCGCATTATCACCAACACCACCACCCGGTCGCGCGCCTCGCTGACCGAGAAGCTGCGCCGTCTGGGGTTGCCGCTTGCGCCCGGCGATCTGATCACCGCGCCGTACGCCGGCGCGTTGTACCTGCGCGCACGTCCCGGCGTGCGCTGTCGTTTTGTCATGACCGCCGACGCCCGCGGGGAGTTCGCCGCATTCACCGACTGCGACGACCGGCCCGACCTGATCGTGCTCGGCGACATCGAAGACCAGGTCAGTTACGCGCTGCTCAACTCGTTGTTCAATCAGATCATGGCCGGCGCCGAGCTGATCGCCATGCACAAGGGCCGCTACTGGCAGGTGCCGGAGGGGTTGAAAGTCGATCTGGGGCTGTTTGTGGCCGGTCTGGAGTACACGACGGGCAAACCGGCGACGATCATCGGCAAACCCGCGCCGCTCATCTTCGAGATGGCGATGCGTGAGTTGAACGTCACGCCAACCGACTGCATCATGATCGGCGATGATCCGGTCAATGACATCGGCGGGGCGCAGGCGCTGGGCATCCGTGGGGTGTTGGTGCGCACCGGCAAGTACCGTCCCGGCGACGAAGCGCGCGGGTCAATCGCCCCTGATACGGTCATCGATTCGCTTCTTGGCCTCCCGGAACTCCTCGGTCGCTGA
- a CDS encoding prepilin-type N-terminal cleavage/methylation domain-containing protein: MRTIRHYWQSERGMTLIELLIACFLTFLVAGAAMEFYISQHKTWLVENDVAAVQQNVRASLDEIAGALRMGGYQLKSHPAYTLGADSLTIYQRDDATAEVDTTLYFVATDDQAQTNLYRQFKGETPEVLAENVESFALTRLGPNLIDISLTARAPKPDSALIAGDGYRRRTFETQVRLRNL; the protein is encoded by the coding sequence GTGAGAACGATCAGACACTATTGGCAGTCGGAACGGGGCATGACGCTGATTGAACTTCTGATCGCGTGCTTCCTGACGTTTCTGGTGGCGGGCGCGGCGATGGAGTTCTACATCTCGCAGCACAAGACCTGGCTGGTGGAAAACGACGTCGCCGCGGTCCAGCAGAATGTGCGGGCGTCGCTGGACGAGATCGCCGGGGCGCTACGCATGGGCGGCTACCAGTTGAAAAGCCACCCGGCCTACACGCTCGGCGCCGATTCGCTGACGATCTACCAGCGCGACGACGCCACCGCTGAGGTCGACACGACGCTGTACTTCGTGGCCACCGACGACCAGGCGCAGACCAATCTGTACCGTCAATTCAAGGGCGAAACGCCCGAAGTCCTCGCGGAGAATGTGGAATCGTTCGCGCTGACACGGTTGGGGCCGAATCTGATCGACATCTCGCTGACCGCGCGCGCCCCCAAGCCCGACAGCGCCCTGATCGCCGGCGACGGGTATCGCCGCCGCACGTTCGAGACGCAGGTCCGTCTGCGCAACTTATAG